One window of the Sulfitobacter alexandrii genome contains the following:
- a CDS encoding DMT family transporter, which translates to MQDDKSALKATLIVVFTGVLWGFYWLPVRTLAGMGLAGPWGTAAITAAATVFLAPVALRGQSLLCRERRRAIAFVALGGAAFSLYSVALVYGRVAIIILLFFLTPVWSTLIARYVMGWRTPILRYFAIAFGLAGLGVMLGAQGQVPLPRNTGEWIALLSGMLWAVATTGIRATPELPAPQAAFVFAGGATVTTLCIGPLLSPWQSPDGSPLAMLAIVLGTGGLWWGLSMASLMWATVRLDPARVGILLMAEVLIGAASAAVLASEALSPLEMIGGALVLCAGLLEVWPVRRVRRN; encoded by the coding sequence ATGCAAGACGACAAGTCCGCCCTGAAGGCGACGCTCATCGTGGTATTCACGGGTGTCTTGTGGGGCTTCTACTGGCTTCCGGTCAGGACATTGGCGGGCATGGGTCTTGCCGGTCCATGGGGCACAGCGGCGATCACCGCGGCAGCCACGGTGTTCCTTGCACCCGTCGCTTTGCGGGGCCAAAGCCTCCTGTGCCGTGAACGTCGGCGTGCCATCGCGTTCGTCGCGCTGGGGGGCGCGGCCTTTTCTCTCTATTCCGTCGCTCTGGTCTACGGTCGCGTCGCGATCATCATCCTGTTGTTCTTTCTGACCCCGGTGTGGAGCACACTCATCGCCCGATACGTCATGGGGTGGCGCACCCCCATCCTGAGGTACTTTGCCATCGCCTTCGGCCTTGCCGGGTTGGGTGTGATGCTCGGCGCGCAGGGTCAGGTGCCGCTTCCGCGCAACACGGGCGAGTGGATTGCGCTGTTGTCGGGGATGCTGTGGGCAGTCGCCACAACCGGTATCCGCGCCACTCCGGAGCTGCCCGCGCCCCAGGCGGCTTTCGTATTCGCCGGCGGCGCCACGGTGACGACGCTGTGCATCGGACCCCTGCTGTCTCCGTGGCAGTCGCCCGATGGATCGCCCCTCGCGATGTTGGCGATCGTGCTGGGCACGGGCGGTCTGTGGTGGGGCCTGTCCATGGCAAGCCTGATGTGGGCGACCGTCAGGCTGGACCCGGCACGCGTCGGCATTCTCCTGATGGCCGAAGTGCTCATCGGCGCGGCCTCTGCGGCGGTGTTGGCGTCCGAAGCCCTGTCCCCGCTTGAAATGATCGGTGGCGCGCTGGTGCTCTGCGCGGGGCTGCTCGAAGTCTGGCCGGTCAGGCGTGTGCGCCGGAACTAG